In Mycobacterium sp. 050128, one genomic interval encodes:
- a CDS encoding adenylate/guanylate cyclase domain-containing protein, with amino-acid sequence MTPPSPVCQVCGSQPRQGARFCDACGSPLAPAAEPAEYKQVTVLFADVVRSMDIAAALGPERLREVMTELVDQSATVIQRYEGTVDKFTGDGIMALFGAPITLEDHAFRACLAALEIQDAVRALAVELGRRDGIDLRLRVGLNSGQVIAGEVGATHLGYTAVGEQVGMAQRMETVAPPGGIMLSESTARLVEDRAVLGEPETVHVKGFATAVPARRLLSVDAVRRKPRHQSRLVGRQSEKDAVAELLDQATRGAGSVITVTGRPGVGKTRLMREAVATARSGGFEVSVTYCESHTREIPFHVISRLLRRVFGLGGLTLEVARARVRAEIPEANNEDLVLLDDLLGIRDPDMPCPDITPDARRRRLVDLINTISLARPDSALYVIDDAQWIDGVSESLLTEFAAAVPGMRAVLLVVYRPEYSGPLSRIPGAHPFSLAPLGDSHINELINELLGTDPSVAGLPTVIADRAAGLPFAAEEIVRDLAERGELEGAPGAYVCVREVREIHVPASLQGIIGARIDRLDATAKRTLHAAAVIGAQFDTELLKCLLGAVDVAPLVQASLVEQVGFTPHETYAFCHPLIQAVAYESQLKADRAELHRRVAAVLQRSYGEFTGQEASIVATQYAAAGDLREAYEWYMQAGTWYGGRDIRAARASWQQAQRFADRLPHDHPDRLATRIAPRALLCGSVFQVGGTPDETGFDELRALTTQAGDKRSLAVGMAGHLTTLTFNSQHREAAAMAMEFATLVESIGDPAMTAGLFYAAAQAKWEVGEATECLQLAQRIIDVAHGDPTMGNFVIGSPLAWAITLKGAAGMFLGRQGWRQDLEEGIAMARSFDPTTHPFAQLYKYAAAVQNGGVLPTAEDVAQTAESLEIAQRSGDTAALAYALVNRANALIHCNDENAGEGFEYLAKAREMLVDEKLIVAIRRMTDAEIARGRARSGDLDGAIDLVSRILNAQFDAGTMMFRAPATTVLVETLLARAGPGDVEAAQRAIDRLEDVATEPGFVLHEIPVLRLRAMLARVRGDETGYRQLLQRFRARAHDVGFEGYVALADAMAAD; translated from the coding sequence GTGACGCCACCATCGCCGGTGTGCCAGGTGTGCGGCTCGCAGCCGCGTCAGGGTGCGCGTTTCTGTGATGCTTGCGGCAGTCCACTGGCGCCGGCCGCCGAGCCCGCCGAGTACAAACAGGTCACCGTTCTGTTCGCCGACGTGGTGCGCTCGATGGACATCGCCGCGGCATTGGGTCCCGAGCGGTTGCGCGAGGTGATGACCGAGCTCGTCGATCAGTCGGCGACCGTGATCCAGCGTTATGAAGGCACCGTCGACAAGTTCACCGGCGACGGCATCATGGCTCTGTTCGGCGCCCCAATCACCTTGGAGGACCATGCTTTTCGTGCCTGCCTTGCGGCGCTGGAGATCCAGGATGCGGTCCGAGCGCTGGCGGTCGAGCTGGGCCGCCGCGATGGAATCGACCTGCGCTTGCGCGTCGGGTTGAATTCCGGCCAGGTGATCGCCGGCGAGGTCGGCGCGACTCATCTCGGCTACACCGCGGTGGGCGAACAGGTGGGAATGGCTCAGCGAATGGAAACGGTGGCGCCACCCGGCGGCATCATGCTCAGCGAATCCACCGCGCGGCTCGTCGAGGATCGTGCGGTGCTGGGCGAGCCCGAAACCGTGCACGTCAAGGGTTTCGCCACCGCCGTGCCGGCCCGGCGCCTGCTTAGTGTCGATGCCGTCCGTCGCAAGCCCCGTCACCAATCCCGTCTGGTTGGACGCCAAAGCGAGAAGGACGCCGTCGCGGAGTTGCTGGACCAGGCCACCCGCGGTGCGGGATCCGTGATCACGGTGACCGGCCGGCCGGGCGTGGGCAAGACCAGGCTGATGCGTGAGGCTGTGGCGACGGCACGTAGCGGCGGGTTCGAGGTGTCGGTCACCTACTGCGAATCCCATACCCGCGAGATTCCGTTCCACGTGATCTCCCGCCTGCTGCGCAGGGTCTTCGGTCTGGGCGGGCTCACCCTCGAGGTGGCGCGGGCGCGGGTGCGCGCCGAAATACCCGAGGCGAACAACGAGGACCTGGTGCTGCTCGACGATCTGCTCGGCATCCGCGACCCCGACATGCCCTGCCCGGACATCACCCCGGATGCGCGGCGCCGCCGGCTCGTCGACCTGATCAACACGATTTCGCTGGCGCGGCCCGACTCCGCGCTCTACGTCATCGACGATGCCCAGTGGATCGACGGCGTCAGCGAATCGCTGCTCACCGAATTCGCGGCGGCGGTACCCGGCATGCGCGCGGTGCTGCTCGTCGTCTATCGGCCCGAATACTCGGGGCCGCTGTCGCGGATCCCGGGCGCTCATCCGTTTTCACTTGCACCACTGGGTGATTCGCACATCAACGAATTGATCAACGAGCTGCTGGGGACCGACCCTTCGGTGGCCGGATTGCCGACGGTGATCGCCGACCGGGCGGCCGGCCTGCCGTTCGCCGCCGAGGAGATCGTGCGTGACCTCGCCGAGCGAGGCGAGCTCGAGGGTGCGCCCGGAGCCTACGTGTGCGTGCGCGAAGTGCGCGAAATCCATGTTCCGGCAAGCCTGCAGGGCATTATCGGGGCGCGCATCGATCGGCTCGACGCCACGGCGAAGCGCACGCTGCACGCCGCGGCCGTCATCGGCGCGCAGTTCGACACCGAATTGCTGAAATGTCTGTTGGGCGCGGTCGACGTGGCGCCCTTGGTCCAGGCGTCACTGGTCGAGCAGGTCGGCTTCACACCGCACGAGACGTACGCCTTCTGTCATCCCCTGATTCAGGCGGTGGCATACGAATCCCAGTTGAAAGCCGACAGAGCCGAATTGCATCGACGGGTGGCGGCCGTATTGCAGCGCAGCTACGGCGAATTCACCGGTCAGGAGGCCTCGATCGTCGCCACGCAGTACGCGGCCGCCGGGGATTTGCGTGAGGCTTACGAGTGGTACATGCAGGCCGGGACGTGGTACGGCGGGCGGGATATCCGCGCGGCCCGGGCCAGTTGGCAACAGGCGCAACGATTCGCCGACCGGCTCCCGCACGATCACCCCGACCGGCTGGCCACGCGCATCGCCCCGCGAGCCCTGCTGTGCGGCAGCGTGTTTCAGGTGGGTGGCACGCCCGATGAGACCGGATTCGATGAATTGCGGGCGCTGACCACGCAGGCGGGTGACAAGAGGTCATTGGCCGTCGGCATGGCGGGCCACCTCACTACACTGACGTTCAACTCCCAGCATCGGGAAGCGGCCGCCATGGCGATGGAGTTCGCCACGCTCGTCGAGTCGATCGGCGACCCGGCGATGACGGCCGGCCTATTCTATGCGGCCGCCCAGGCCAAGTGGGAGGTCGGCGAGGCGACCGAATGCCTGCAGCTCGCGCAACGGATCATCGACGTCGCACACGGCGATCCCACCATGGGCAACTTCGTGATCGGCTCCCCGCTGGCCTGGGCGATCACGTTAAAGGGCGCGGCCGGAATGTTTTTGGGCCGGCAAGGCTGGCGACAGGACCTCGAGGAGGGCATCGCGATGGCCCGCTCGTTCGACCCGACCACCCACCCGTTCGCGCAGTTGTACAAGTATGCGGCCGCGGTCCAGAACGGCGGGGTGCTGCCCACTGCCGAAGACGTGGCGCAGACGGCCGAGTCGCTGGAAATCGCCCAACGCTCCGGCGACACCGCCGCATTGGCGTACGCACTGGTCAATCGCGCTAACGCGCTGATCCACTGCAACGACGAAAACGCGGGGGAGGGCTTCGAATATCTGGCCAAGGCTCGCGAGATGCTCGTCGACGAGAAGCTGATCGTGGCGATTCGCCGCATGACTGACGCCGAAATCGCCCGTGGCCGTGCGCGATCCGGCGATCTCGATGGCGCGATCGACCTGGTGTCCCGGATTCT
- a CDS encoding Hsp70 family protein, with protein MYDPLGLSIGTTNLVAARDGNQPVSRRAVLTLYPHCAPKVGLPEENPQLTEPGMLMSGFVDRVGDSVALVSVDGSAHDPDLLMVEALDAMVSEAGADAGSSEISIAVPSRWKPGTVQALRNGLRTHLGFVRSGMAPRLVSDAIASLTAANAELCLAATGVVGLLDFGGSGTSATLIDLAGDFKPVSDTMRYTDFSGDEIDAALLLCVFEELGHGSGIDPASTAAVGQLARLREQCRTAKEQLSTERTTEFAAELGGRRATMKFTRDELGDLIQDRLTGLIYAFDDMLCRHRKGWNDLSAVITVGGGACIPLVNERLSVHSRRPVMSPAQPAFAAAAGALLLAARGEELDLRTRTSISLLTAASGNDIIELPAGDLLVIDEEALTDRELAWSQTEYPGDIRVPYTPEAFDEDSNPGGWSMRLNVIEPPRERAWRRVRLSQLVVGMFALVAMTAIGGVAYTLTGIENRQAPPVPSAVPVPLPPASTLVPSPAPPTAVPPPPTAAPVPSSVPPPPPPPEPAPSPEPPPVVVTTAPPPVHTTHRPPPPPQTTQTSQPAPPPTTEMTTPTTEPPPPPTSTPPTTTTVPMTTQWIHVPLLPVPIPIQVPASQAPANPAPQYPAQQYPGQYPGGGYGGGYPPSGGGYSQNPFLGPGY; from the coding sequence ATGTACGACCCACTTGGGTTGTCGATCGGAACCACGAACCTGGTCGCAGCGCGTGACGGAAACCAGCCGGTTTCACGTCGAGCGGTACTAACGTTGTACCCGCACTGCGCACCGAAAGTTGGTCTACCCGAAGAGAACCCGCAGCTCACAGAGCCCGGCATGTTGATGAGCGGGTTCGTCGACCGCGTCGGCGACTCGGTGGCACTGGTGTCCGTCGATGGCTCTGCTCACGACCCCGACCTCTTGATGGTCGAAGCACTCGACGCGATGGTGTCAGAGGCCGGCGCGGATGCCGGCTCTTCGGAGATCTCTATCGCTGTTCCGTCACGATGGAAACCGGGGACCGTACAAGCATTACGCAACGGGCTACGCACGCATCTGGGCTTTGTGCGAAGCGGTATGGCACCGCGCCTGGTTTCGGACGCGATCGCATCGTTGACCGCGGCGAACGCCGAGCTGTGCCTTGCCGCAACCGGTGTCGTCGGATTGCTCGACTTCGGCGGCTCAGGCACGTCGGCCACCCTGATAGACCTCGCGGGCGACTTCAAACCGGTCAGCGACACAATGCGTTACACCGACTTCTCTGGTGACGAGATCGACGCGGCCTTATTGCTCTGCGTGTTCGAGGAACTGGGACACGGCAGCGGTATCGATCCGGCCAGCACCGCCGCGGTCGGGCAGCTCGCCCGGCTGCGCGAGCAGTGCCGTACCGCCAAGGAGCAGCTATCCACGGAACGCACAACGGAATTCGCGGCCGAGCTGGGTGGACGCCGGGCCACCATGAAGTTCACCCGCGACGAGCTGGGTGACCTGATCCAGGACCGGCTCACCGGACTCATCTACGCGTTCGACGACATGCTGTGTCGACACCGCAAGGGCTGGAACGACCTTTCCGCGGTGATCACTGTTGGTGGTGGCGCCTGCATTCCGCTTGTCAACGAACGCCTTTCGGTGCACAGCCGCCGACCGGTCATGTCGCCGGCGCAGCCCGCATTCGCCGCCGCCGCCGGCGCGCTGCTGCTGGCCGCCCGCGGCGAGGAACTCGACCTACGCACCCGCACGTCGATCAGTTTGCTTACTGCGGCGTCGGGCAACGACATCATCGAACTGCCCGCCGGCGACCTGTTGGTGATCGACGAGGAAGCGCTCACCGACCGCGAGTTGGCTTGGTCGCAAACCGAATACCCCGGTGACATCCGGGTGCCCTACACACCCGAGGCGTTCGACGAAGACAGCAACCCGGGCGGCTGGTCGATGCGGTTGAACGTGATCGAGCCGCCCCGGGAACGGGCGTGGCGCCGGGTTCGGCTGTCGCAGTTGGTCGTCGGGATGTTCGCACTAGTGGCCATGACCGCGATCGGCGGCGTGGCGTACACCTTGACCGGGATCGAAAACCGCCAGGCGCCGCCGGTGCCCTCCGCCGTCCCGGTGCCGCTGCCGCCGGCCAGCACCCTGGTGCCCAGTCCCGCCCCACCCACAGCGGTGCCGCCGCCGCCCACCGCTGCGCCGGTGCCCAGCTCGGTGCCGCCTCCGCCGCCACCGCCGGAACCTGCGCCGTCGCCCGAGCCTCCGCCCGTCGTGGTGACCACGGCGCCGCCGCCGGTGCACACCACGCACCGTCCGCCGCCGCCGCCGCAGACGACTCAGACTTCTCAGCCCGCGCCGCCGCCCACGACGGAGATGACGACACCGACCACCGAGCCTCCACCGCCGCCCACGTCGACGCCGCCCACCACGACGACGGTGCCGATGACCACGCAGTGGATCCACGTTCCGCTGCTGCCGGTGCCGATCCCGATCCAGGTGCCGGCCAGTCAGGCACCGGCGAACCCGGCTCCGCAGTACCCGGCTCAGCAATATCCCGGGCAGTATCCGGGCGGTGGCTACGGGGGCGGTTATCCCCCCAGCGGTGGCGGGTACTCGCAGAACCCGTTCCTGGGCCCGGGCTATTAG
- a CDS encoding TetR/AcrR family transcriptional regulator, whose product MPIAAGQTSGRSVSPTRRTTAPRKRGDDTRAKIIDETVRCIQEEGFAAATAKHVAERAGVTWGVIQYHFGDRNGLLMAVVDDGVDRLIESLSSADVSELPPQQRIEVVIDTAWSCYSSPTSLAAFEILRATRGSLGDSSRRHLLEMNSAIAQLGRSITTDPANAGVAEVIWATLRGVVLAQMVTGTTIDWSLERRALIDMVTRVLQ is encoded by the coding sequence ATGCCCATTGCCGCAGGCCAGACGTCCGGGCGCTCGGTCAGTCCGACCCGGCGCACCACCGCGCCGCGCAAACGTGGCGACGACACCCGGGCGAAGATCATCGACGAGACGGTCCGCTGCATCCAGGAGGAAGGCTTTGCCGCCGCTACCGCCAAGCATGTGGCCGAACGCGCCGGCGTCACCTGGGGCGTGATCCAATACCACTTCGGCGACCGCAACGGCCTGCTGATGGCCGTCGTCGACGACGGGGTGGACCGGCTGATCGAGAGCCTGTCGTCGGCCGACGTCAGCGAGCTGCCACCCCAACAGCGCATCGAGGTCGTCATCGACACCGCGTGGAGTTGCTACAGCAGCCCGACGTCGTTGGCCGCGTTCGAGATCCTGCGGGCAACCCGCGGCAGCCTCGGCGATTCCTCGCGACGCCACCTGCTCGAGATGAACTCCGCGATCGCCCAGTTGGGCCGGTCGATCACCACCGATCCGGCGAATGCCGGTGTGGCCGAAGTCATTTGGGCGACACTACGGGGTGTGGTACTGGCCCAGATGGTCACCGGAACGACCATCGATTGGAGCCTGGAACGACGGGCCCTGATCGACATGGTTACCCGTGTGCTGCAATGA
- a CDS encoding nuclear transport factor 2 family protein, translated as MTLDDLADIEAIKQVKYRYLRALDTKHWDDFNDTLAEDIKADYGPSIGNELHFTNRADLVEYMRTSLPANVITEHRVTHPDIVVDGDTATGSWYLQDRVMVADLNFMLIGAAFYRDTYRRTDAGWKICGTGYDRTYDATMSLEGMNFTLKPGRAIASVD; from the coding sequence ATGACCCTCGACGATCTGGCCGATATCGAAGCCATCAAGCAAGTCAAATACCGGTATCTGCGCGCGCTGGACACCAAGCATTGGGACGACTTCAACGACACCCTGGCCGAGGACATCAAGGCCGACTACGGGCCGTCGATCGGCAACGAGTTGCACTTCACCAACCGCGCCGACTTGGTCGAGTACATGCGGACGTCGCTGCCCGCGAACGTCATCACCGAACACCGGGTGACGCATCCGGACATCGTCGTCGACGGCGACACCGCAACGGGCAGTTGGTATCTGCAGGACCGCGTGATGGTCGCCGACCTGAACTTCATGCTGATCGGTGCCGCCTTCTACCGCGACACCTACCGGCGCACCGACGCCGGCTGGAAGATCTGCGGCACCGGTTACGACCGGACCTACGACGCCACGATGTCGTTGGAGGGCATGAACTTCACGCTCAAGCCCGGTCGCGCCATCGCCAGCGTCGACTAA